One Defluviimonas sp. SAOS-178_SWC DNA window includes the following coding sequences:
- a CDS encoding carbohydrate ABC transporter permease: protein MPSRPRSPLAWAVQLSVAILVLLWTLPTAGLLVSSFRDKDQISVSGWWTALSTSSQNRVFRAPPGDGGPLVAGRHVLTGNVLEGGAGRVSAFGFSSRDPAAFAPGATAELKDGVTLSVAEDGRFELSGPQSSAGARGQRIFYTADLPPRFTAENYRGVLTAAGLGRSFLNSMTVAVPATVIPILVAAFAAYALAWMPFPGRSLLIAAVVGLQVVPLQISLIPLLKIYNSAGQAFGFEPKSYLGIWLAHTGFGLPLAIYLLRNYMAGLPREVMESARLDGASDVQIFTRIVLPLSFPALASFAIFQFLWTWNDLLVALVFLGPQDEKLVLTGRLVNLMGSRGGEWEILAASAFVSVAVPLLVFFSMQKFLVRGILAGSVKGG, encoded by the coding sequence ATGCCGTCGCGGCCGCGATCCCCGCTCGCCTGGGCCGTGCAGCTTTCGGTCGCCATTCTCGTCCTGCTCTGGACGCTGCCGACGGCCGGGCTTCTCGTCTCGTCTTTCCGGGATAAGGACCAGATCTCGGTCTCGGGCTGGTGGACGGCGCTGTCGACCTCGTCGCAGAACCGCGTCTTCCGCGCGCCGCCGGGTGACGGGGGACCATTGGTGGCGGGCCGCCACGTCCTGACCGGCAACGTGCTGGAGGGCGGGGCCGGCCGCGTGTCGGCCTTCGGCTTCTCCTCGCGCGACCCGGCCGCCTTCGCGCCGGGGGCGACGGCGGAACTGAAGGACGGCGTGACGCTCAGCGTCGCGGAAGACGGCAGGTTCGAACTCTCGGGCCCGCAAAGTTCCGCCGGGGCGCGCGGGCAGCGTATCTTCTACACCGCCGATCTGCCGCCGCGCTTCACGGCGGAGAATTACCGGGGCGTCCTGACGGCGGCCGGTCTCGGCCGGTCCTTCCTGAACTCGATGACCGTCGCCGTGCCCGCGACCGTGATCCCGATCCTTGTCGCCGCATTCGCCGCCTATGCGCTGGCCTGGATGCCGTTTCCGGGGCGTTCCCTCCTGATCGCGGCGGTGGTCGGGCTTCAGGTCGTGCCCTTGCAGATCTCGCTGATCCCGCTCCTCAAGATCTACAACTCTGCCGGGCAAGCCTTTGGTTTCGAACCGAAAAGCTATCTCGGCATCTGGCTTGCCCATACCGGGTTCGGACTGCCGCTCGCCATCTATCTCTTGCGCAACTACATGGCCGGGCTTCCGCGCGAGGTGATGGAGTCCGCCCGTCTCGACGGGGCGAGCGACGTCCAGATCTTCACCCGGATCGTCCTGCCGCTTTCCTTTCCGGCGCTCGCGAGCTTCGCGATCTTCCAGTTCCTCTGGACCTGGAACGACCTTCTCGTGGCGCTGGTCTTTCTCGGCCCGCAGGACGAGAAGCTGGTTCTGACCGGGCGGCTGGTGAATCTCATGGGCTCGCGGGGCGGCGAGTGGGAGATTCTAGCGGCTTCGGCCTTCGTCTCCGTCGCGGTGCCGCTTCTGGTGTTCTTCTCGATGCAGAAATTCCTCGTGCGGGGCATACTCGCTGGATCCGTGAAAGGGGGCTGA
- the zwf gene encoding glucose-6-phosphate dehydrogenase encodes MVSRVIPVDPFDLVIFGGTGDLARRKILPGLYRRFLAGQVPDSSRIIGAARGEMDDDGFRAFVAEAIGEFVSEGKRDGETLARFLGHVHYVSVDAKGDGGWKDLARLMRKDVVQAFYFSVAPSLFGDLAERLHRFRIATETARIVVEKPFGRDLDSARALNATLAEHFTEHQIYRIDHYLGKETVQNLMAVRFANILFEPLWNARHVDHVQITVAETVGVGGRGAYYDKSGAMRDMVQNHLMQLLCLIAMEAPYRFDPDAVRDEKLKVIRALKEIGPEDIVRGQYRGGPRAGGEPSYVEDAEDPASKTESYIALKVQIANWRWKGTPFYLRTGKKLRARASEIAVVFKEVPHSIFDDEEGWRENVLSIRLQPNEGMTLSVMIKEPGPGGMRLTEVPLDMSFAEALGEDGTDIPDAYERLIMDVIRGNQTLFMRGDEVEAAWAWTDPIIAAWEARGDKPKGYDPGSSGPEDALMLLHRDGRRWREIRE; translated from the coding sequence ATGGTCTCACGCGTGATTCCGGTCGATCCGTTCGACCTTGTCATCTTCGGGGGAACCGGCGATCTGGCGCGGCGAAAGATCCTGCCCGGCCTCTACCGGCGCTTCCTTGCCGGGCAAGTTCCCGACTCGTCGCGGATCATCGGCGCCGCGCGGGGCGAGATGGACGACGACGGATTTCGGGCCTTTGTCGCCGAGGCGATCGGCGAATTCGTGAGCGAAGGCAAACGCGACGGCGAGACGCTCGCCCGTTTTCTCGGTCATGTCCACTACGTGTCGGTCGATGCGAAGGGCGATGGCGGCTGGAAGGATCTCGCGCGCCTGATGCGCAAGGATGTCGTACAGGCTTTCTATTTTTCGGTCGCACCATCGCTCTTCGGCGACCTCGCCGAGCGGCTGCACCGTTTCAGGATCGCGACGGAGACGGCGCGGATCGTGGTGGAGAAACCTTTCGGGCGCGATCTGGACAGCGCCCGCGCCCTGAACGCGACGCTGGCCGAGCACTTCACCGAACACCAGATCTACCGGATCGACCATTACCTCGGGAAGGAAACCGTCCAGAACCTGATGGCGGTGCGATTCGCCAACATCCTCTTCGAACCCCTGTGGAACGCCCGCCATGTCGATCACGTCCAGATCACCGTGGCCGAGACGGTGGGGGTCGGGGGGCGCGGCGCCTATTACGACAAGTCCGGCGCCATGCGGGACATGGTGCAGAATCACCTGATGCAGCTTCTCTGTCTCATCGCGATGGAGGCGCCGTACAGGTTCGACCCGGATGCGGTGCGCGACGAGAAGCTGAAGGTGATCCGCGCGCTCAAGGAGATCGGGCCGGAGGATATCGTCAGGGGGCAGTATCGCGGCGGCCCGAGGGCGGGGGGAGAGCCGTCCTATGTCGAGGATGCCGAGGATCCTGCCTCGAAGACCGAAAGCTACATCGCGCTGAAGGTGCAGATCGCCAACTGGCGCTGGAAAGGCACGCCTTTCTACCTGCGCACCGGCAAGAAGCTCCGCGCCCGCGCCTCGGAGATCGCGGTCGTATTCAAGGAAGTGCCGCATTCGATCTTCGACGACGAAGAGGGCTGGCGCGAGAACGTGCTGTCGATCCGGTTGCAGCCGAACGAGGGGATGACGCTCTCGGTCATGATCAAGGAGCCGGGGCCGGGCGGCATGCGCCTGACCGAGGTGCCGCTCGACATGTCCTTCGCCGAGGCGCTCGGCGAGGACGGAACCGACATTCCCGACGCCTACGAGCGGCTGATCATGGACGTGATCCGGGGCAATCAGACCCTCTTCATGCGGGGCGACGAGGTCGAGGCCGCCTGGGCCTGGACCGACCCGATCATTGCCGCCTGGGAGGCGCGGGGCGACAAGCCGAAAGGCTACGATCCGGGCTCGTCCGGACCGGAAGACGCCTTGATGCTGCTTCATCGCGACGGCCGGAGGTGGCGGGAGATTCGGGAATGA
- a CDS encoding dimethylsulfoniopropionate demethylase, translating into MTVITSSRRVRRTPFTPGVEAAGVTSYTVYNHMLLPAQFGGFVEDYHHLKRHVQVWDVACERQVSVRGPDASRLMTLISPRDLAKMADDQCYYIPVVDRNGGMLNDPVAVKIAADHYWISIADSDFLQYVLGVSDALGLDVEAEEPDVSPLAVQGPKSDDLMARVFGDAVRDVRFFRYKRLSFEGREMIVARSGYSRQGGFEIYVDDGDYGMPLWEALFAAGEDLHVRAGCPNLIERVEGGLLSYGNDMTRANTPFEAGLGKFVNSPADYIGKAALAARPAERMIRPVAISGDLPRCDRLWHVYADGAKVGQVTSAKYSPDFNTNVAIGMIDKSHWGAGTTVEVETQDGMRDAVVQDKFWI; encoded by the coding sequence ATGACGGTCATCACATCCTCGCGCCGCGTGCGGCGCACGCCATTCACGCCCGGGGTCGAGGCCGCAGGCGTGACGAGCTACACGGTCTACAACCACATGCTACTTCCGGCGCAGTTCGGCGGATTTGTCGAGGATTACCACCATCTGAAGCGTCACGTTCAGGTCTGGGACGTGGCTTGCGAACGGCAGGTGAGCGTCAGGGGGCCGGACGCGTCAAGGCTGATGACGCTGATCAGCCCGCGCGATCTTGCCAAGATGGCGGACGATCAGTGCTACTATATCCCCGTGGTCGACCGCAACGGCGGCATGCTCAACGATCCGGTGGCGGTGAAGATCGCGGCGGATCATTACTGGATCTCGATCGCCGACAGCGATTTTCTGCAATACGTTCTCGGTGTGTCCGACGCGCTCGGGCTCGATGTCGAGGCTGAGGAACCGGATGTCTCGCCGCTCGCGGTGCAGGGCCCGAAATCGGACGATCTGATGGCGCGGGTTTTCGGTGACGCGGTCCGGGACGTTCGCTTTTTCCGCTACAAGCGGCTCAGCTTCGAAGGGCGCGAGATGATCGTCGCCCGGTCTGGCTACTCCAGGCAGGGCGGCTTCGAGATCTATGTCGATGACGGGGATTACGGCATGCCGCTTTGGGAGGCGCTGTTCGCGGCCGGAGAGGATCTTCACGTCCGCGCCGGTTGCCCGAACCTGATCGAGCGGGTCGAGGGCGGGCTTCTGAGCTACGGCAACGACATGACGCGCGCGAACACGCCGTTCGAAGCGGGTCTGGGCAAGTTCGTCAACTCGCCCGCAGACTACATCGGCAAGGCGGCCCTTGCCGCGCGGCCGGCCGAACGGATGATCCGCCCCGTCGCTATTTCGGGCGACCTGCCGCGATGCGACCGGCTCTGGCATGTCTATGCCGACGGTGCGAAAGTCGGGCAGGTGACGAGCGCGAAATACAGCCCCGACTTCAATACCAACGTCGCCATAGGGATGATCGACAAGAGCCATTGGGGCGCGGGGACGACGGTCGAGGTCGAGACGCAGGACGGCATGCGGGATGCCGTTGTGCAGGACAAGTTCTGGATTTGA
- the pgi gene encoding glucose-6-phosphate isomerase produces MSLWDDLRFHRKGHEDRPILSLFEGTDRARHFSIRADGLLFDYSKTGIDAHARDLLIRLAEASGVAGKRDAMFSGEKINETEGRAVLHTALRNLAGSVTVDGRDVMPEVRATHARMVAFARDVRNGRFTGAGGAITDVVNIGIGGSDLGPAMACLALAPHADGPRAHFVSNVDGAHVHDVLAPLNPETTLVIVASKTFTTIETMTNAETARDWMAAKVANPAAQFAAVSTAAGRTAAFGIDAARVFGFEDWVGGRYSMWGPIGLSLMIAVGPEDFGRFLVGGAAMDAHFREAPFAGNLPVMLALTGIWHNQICGHATRAVLPYEQRLSRLPAYLQQLEMESNGKRVAMDGSDLIEHSGPVVWGEPGTNGQHAFYQLIHQGTRVVPCEFMVGREGHEPELAHQHRLLVANCLAQSEALMRGRSLEDARAMMAKKGLTGAELDRQARHRVFPGNRPSTTLVYERLTPYTLGQIVALYEHRVFVEGVILGINSFDQWGVELGKELALALEPILAGRESAEGKDGSTRMLVAALGGG; encoded by the coding sequence ATGAGCCTCTGGGATGACCTGCGCTTTCACCGGAAGGGGCATGAAGACAGGCCGATCCTGTCGCTCTTCGAGGGCACCGACCGGGCGCGGCATTTCTCGATCCGCGCCGACGGGCTGCTTTTCGACTATTCCAAGACCGGGATCGACGCCCACGCGCGCGACCTCCTGATCCGGCTTGCCGAGGCATCGGGCGTCGCCGGCAAGCGCGACGCGATGTTCTCCGGCGAGAAGATCAACGAAACGGAGGGCCGCGCCGTCCTGCATACCGCGCTTCGCAATCTCGCGGGCTCCGTCACCGTCGATGGCCGCGACGTGATGCCCGAGGTCCGCGCGACCCACGCGCGCATGGTGGCCTTCGCGCGCGACGTTCGCAACGGGCGGTTCACGGGGGCCGGGGGCGCGATCACGGACGTGGTCAATATCGGCATCGGCGGGTCCGACCTTGGCCCGGCGATGGCCTGTCTCGCGCTTGCGCCCCATGCCGACGGGCCCAGGGCGCATTTCGTCTCGAACGTCGACGGGGCGCATGTGCATGACGTTCTGGCGCCGTTGAACCCCGAAACGACGCTGGTCATCGTCGCCTCGAAGACCTTCACGACGATCGAGACGATGACGAACGCCGAGACCGCGCGGGACTGGATGGCGGCCAAGGTCGCGAATCCGGCCGCGCAATTCGCCGCCGTCTCCACCGCCGCCGGCAGGACCGCCGCCTTCGGCATCGACGCCGCCCGTGTCTTCGGCTTCGAGGATTGGGTCGGCGGGCGCTACTCGATGTGGGGGCCGATCGGGCTGTCCTTGATGATCGCTGTCGGTCCTGAGGATTTCGGGCGGTTCCTCGTCGGCGGGGCCGCGATGGACGCGCATTTCCGCGAGGCGCCGTTTGCCGGGAACCTGCCGGTCATGCTCGCCCTCACCGGTATCTGGCACAACCAGATCTGCGGCCACGCGACCCGCGCCGTCCTGCCTTACGAACAGCGCCTCTCGCGCCTGCCGGCCTATCTTCAGCAACTGGAGATGGAAAGCAACGGCAAGCGCGTCGCAATGGATGGCTCGGACCTGATCGAGCATTCCGGTCCCGTTGTCTGGGGAGAGCCTGGCACGAACGGCCAGCACGCCTTCTACCAGCTCATCCATCAGGGAACGCGGGTCGTCCCGTGCGAATTCATGGTTGGCCGCGAGGGCCACGAGCCGGAGCTTGCCCACCAGCACCGCCTTCTCGTCGCCAACTGCCTCGCCCAGTCCGAGGCGCTGATGCGCGGTCGCAGCCTTGAAGATGCGCGGGCGATGATGGCGAAGAAGGGCCTGACGGGGGCGGAGCTTGACCGGCAGGCGCGCCACCGGGTCTTCCCCGGCAACCGCCCCTCCACGACGCTCGTCTACGAGCGGCTGACGCCCTACACGCTCGGCCAGATCGTGGCGCTCTACGAACACCGGGTCTTTGTCGAAGGCGTGATCCTCGGGATCAATTCCTTCGACCAATGGGGGGTGGAGCTTGGCAAGGAACTGGCGCTCGCGCTCGAACCGATACTTGCCGGGCGGGAAAGTGCCGAGGGCAAGGACGGCTCCACCCGGATGCTGGTCGCGGCGCTCGGTGGCGGCTGA
- the pgl gene encoding 6-phosphogluconolactonase, producing the protein MEFVEYPDRELMMFQLADHLASELAMALRQHERVSFCVPGGTTPGPVFDVLSGVKLDWDRVSVFLNDERWVPESHPRSNGRLLKERLLTGRAAAAHYVPLYADAPEPEAALDALTAAIEPCLPISVLLLGMGADMHTASIFPGADRLEEALSPEAPILMPMRAPGAPEPRVTLTAPVLAGAMSCHILITGAEKRAALERAQSLTDQEAPVRAVLADATVHWAE; encoded by the coding sequence ATGGAATTCGTCGAGTATCCTGACCGCGAACTGATGATGTTCCAACTCGCCGATCATCTGGCGAGCGAGCTTGCGATGGCGCTTCGCCAGCATGAGAGGGTGAGCTTTTGCGTGCCGGGTGGCACGACGCCCGGCCCGGTCTTCGACGTGCTCTCCGGCGTGAAGCTCGACTGGGACCGGGTCTCGGTCTTCCTCAACGACGAACGCTGGGTGCCGGAGAGCCATCCGCGCTCCAACGGTCGTCTCCTGAAGGAACGGCTCCTCACCGGCCGCGCCGCCGCCGCGCATTACGTCCCGCTCTATGCCGACGCGCCGGAGCCGGAAGCCGCGCTCGACGCGCTGACGGCGGCGATCGAACCCTGCCTGCCGATCTCGGTCCTCCTGCTCGGCATGGGGGCGGACATGCATACCGCGTCGATCTTCCCCGGCGCCGACCGGCTGGAGGAGGCGCTGTCGCCCGAGGCGCCGATCCTGATGCCGATGCGCGCGCCCGGCGCGCCCGAACCCCGGGTGACGCTGACCGCGCCGGTCCTCGCCGGGGCGATGTCCTGCCACATCCTGATCACCGGGGCGGAAAAGCGCGCCGCGCTGGAGCGCGCGCAGTCGCTGACGGACCAGGAGGCGCCGGTTCGCGCGGTCCTGGCCGATGCGACGGTGCATTGGGCGGAATGA
- a CDS encoding glucokinase: MRMPETLSLVADIGGTNTRVALARGDAVDRATIRRFANADFPGLGPVLVRYRAESGNPACAGACVAVAGPVDHGVARLTNLDWTIDRAAVGAATGAERVAVLNDLQAQGHALGHIAADCLRPLIVAEGSGRTDGPQLVIGVGTGFNAAAVHEAPGGRIVTASESGHASLPVRTEADLRLMRSVETAHGFAGVEDVLSGRGLERLHAWAASEAGRDELLGASAIMAAIAEGTDPVATETARAFLRLLGTVAGDLALTHLPFGGIYLIGGVARAFTDHFDRFDFAAAFRDKGRFSTFMREFPVSIIEDDYAALEGCARYLSAAAI, translated from the coding sequence ATGCGGATGCCTGAGACCCTTTCGCTCGTGGCCGATATCGGCGGCACCAACACCCGCGTCGCGCTGGCGCGGGGGGATGCCGTCGACCGCGCGACGATCCGGCGCTTCGCCAATGCCGATTTCCCCGGTCTCGGCCCCGTCCTCGTCCGATACCGGGCCGAGTCGGGCAATCCGGCCTGTGCTGGCGCCTGCGTCGCCGTTGCCGGGCCGGTCGATCACGGCGTTGCACGCCTCACCAATCTCGACTGGACCATCGACCGGGCTGCAGTCGGGGCAGCGACCGGGGCAGAGCGGGTCGCGGTCCTGAACGACCTTCAGGCCCAGGGCCATGCGCTCGGCCACATCGCGGCCGACTGCCTGCGGCCGCTGATCGTGGCCGAGGGTTCCGGCCGGACCGACGGGCCGCAACTCGTCATCGGCGTCGGCACCGGCTTCAACGCCGCCGCCGTCCACGAGGCGCCCGGCGGGCGGATCGTCACCGCCTCCGAAAGCGGCCATGCCAGCCTGCCGGTCCGGACCGAGGCCGATCTGCGGCTGATGCGGTCCGTCGAGACGGCACACGGGTTCGCCGGGGTGGAGGATGTGCTTTCGGGTCGCGGGCTCGAACGGCTCCACGCCTGGGCGGCGAGCGAGGCCGGTCGCGACGAACTTCTCGGGGCCTCCGCGATCATGGCGGCGATCGCCGAGGGCACGGACCCGGTCGCGACCGAAACGGCGCGCGCCTTCCTCCGCCTCCTTGGCACCGTCGCCGGCGATCTGGCGCTGACCCACCTGCCCTTCGGCGGCATCTACCTGATCGGCGGCGTCGCCCGTGCCTTCACCGATCACTTCGACCGCTTCGATTTCGCCGCCGCCTTCCGCGACAAGGGGCGGTTCTCGACCTTCATGCGGGAATTCCCGGTGTCGATCATCGAGGACGATTACGCCGCCCTCGAAGGCTGCGCCCGCTACCTGAGCGCCGCCGCTATCTAG
- the acuI gene encoding acryloyl-CoA reductase — translation MINALVVEKDEASGKTSASVQAIEESRLPESEVKVAVEYSTVNYKDGLCVGPGGGLVRHYPHVPGIDFAGTVEASSDPRYKSGDKVVLTGWRVGEAHWGGYAQKASVRADWLVPLPNGLSTRAAMAVGTAGLTAMLAVMALEDHGLEPGHGPVLVTGAAGGVGSVATAILAKLGYEVAAVTGRPETADYLTGLGASRIVAREELTEVTRKPLEGEQWSGCVDAVAGAMLGRVLKQMKYGTSVAAVGLAGGAAIEGALITPFILRGVNLLGIDSVMQPYANRVRAWERIARDLPMDKLDAMIQPATLSDLPKLGADILKGQVKGRVVVDVNA, via the coding sequence ATGATCAACGCACTTGTGGTGGAAAAGGACGAGGCGTCGGGCAAGACCAGCGCCTCGGTTCAGGCGATCGAGGAAAGCCGCCTTCCCGAGAGCGAGGTGAAGGTCGCGGTCGAGTATTCGACCGTGAACTACAAGGACGGGCTTTGCGTCGGCCCCGGCGGTGGGCTCGTCCGGCACTATCCGCATGTGCCGGGGATCGACTTCGCCGGCACGGTCGAGGCGTCTTCCGATCCCCGCTACAAGTCCGGCGACAAGGTCGTGCTGACCGGCTGGCGCGTGGGCGAGGCGCATTGGGGCGGCTATGCCCAGAAGGCGTCGGTGCGCGCCGACTGGCTGGTGCCGCTGCCGAACGGGTTGAGCACACGGGCCGCGATGGCGGTGGGTACCGCCGGGCTGACGGCGATGCTCGCGGTGATGGCGCTCGAGGATCATGGGCTGGAACCCGGCCACGGGCCGGTTCTGGTGACCGGCGCGGCGGGGGGTGTCGGCTCGGTCGCGACGGCGATCCTCGCGAAACTCGGATACGAGGTGGCCGCGGTCACGGGGCGGCCCGAGACGGCCGATTACCTCACCGGCCTCGGCGCCAGTCGCATCGTCGCGCGCGAGGAACTGACCGAGGTCACGCGCAAGCCGCTTGAGGGCGAGCAGTGGTCGGGCTGCGTCGATGCCGTCGCGGGCGCAATGCTCGGCCGCGTTCTGAAGCAGATGAAATACGGAACCTCTGTCGCGGCGGTCGGCCTTGCCGGCGGCGCGGCGATCGAGGGGGCGCTGATCACGCCCTTTATCCTGCGCGGCGTGAACCTTCTCGGCATCGACAGCGTGATGCAGCCCTATGCGAACCGCGTCCGCGCCTGGGAACGGATCGCCAGGGATCTGCCGATGGACAAGCTCGATGCGATGATCCAGCCGGCGACGCTGTCGGACCTGCCGAAACTCGGCGCGGATATCCTGAAGGGCCAGGTCAAGGGCCGCGTCGTCGTTGACGTGAACGCCTGA
- a CDS encoding carbohydrate ABC transporter permease: MEQLWAALFTIVCGIAGAGLYFWGSNWCLDRIFPLRAADRAVASRNIARAALIRPWLFLGPALLALGLYLVYPVFASIWLSVHDRSGQDFVGLANYRWLLGDPGVREAMVNNLLWLLVVPAASNFLGLVAAALTDRIAWGNIARSLIFMPMAISFVGAAVIWKFVYDYRGEGSDQIGLLNAIVVSLGGEPQAWIALPFWNNVFLMVILIWIQTGFAMVILSAALRGIPEETIEAAILDGASGLQIFLRIMVPQIWGTIAVVWTTITITVLKVFDIVLAMTNGQWNSQVLANLMFDWMFRGGGDFGRGAAIAVVIMVLVVPIMIWNILRARSETGDR; this comes from the coding sequence ATGGAACAGCTCTGGGCCGCGCTTTTCACCATCGTCTGCGGGATTGCCGGGGCGGGTCTCTATTTCTGGGGCTCCAACTGGTGTCTTGACCGGATCTTCCCGCTCCGGGCCGCCGACAGGGCGGTGGCGTCGCGCAACATCGCCCGTGCGGCGCTGATCCGGCCCTGGCTCTTCCTCGGGCCCGCCTTGCTGGCGCTCGGGCTCTACCTCGTCTACCCGGTTTTCGCGTCGATCTGGCTCAGCGTTCACGACCGGAGCGGGCAGGACTTCGTCGGGCTCGCCAACTACCGCTGGCTGCTGGGCGATCCGGGGGTCCGGGAAGCGATGGTGAACAACCTTCTCTGGCTTCTCGTGGTGCCGGCGGCGTCGAACTTCCTCGGCCTTGTCGCCGCCGCCCTTACAGACCGGATCGCCTGGGGCAACATCGCCAGATCGCTGATCTTCATGCCGATGGCGATCTCCTTCGTCGGCGCCGCGGTGATCTGGAAATTCGTCTACGATTACCGGGGCGAAGGCTCCGATCAGATCGGCCTCCTCAATGCGATTGTCGTCTCCCTCGGCGGTGAACCGCAGGCGTGGATCGCCCTGCCGTTCTGGAACAACGTCTTCTTGATGGTGATCCTCATCTGGATCCAAACCGGATTCGCGATGGTCATCCTCTCGGCCGCGTTGAGGGGGATTCCGGAAGAAACAATCGAGGCGGCCATCCTCGACGGCGCCTCGGGTCTTCAGATCTTCCTGCGGATTATGGTGCCGCAGATCTGGGGCACGATCGCGGTCGTCTGGACCACCATCACCATCACCGTCCTCAAGGTCTTCGACATCGTGCTGGCCATGACGAACGGCCAGTGGAACAGCCAGGTCCTCGCGAACCTCATGTTCGACTGGATGTTTCGGGGTGGCGGCGATTTCGGGCGCGGGGCGGCCATCGCCGTCGTGATCATGGTGCTCGTCGTGCCGATCATGATCTGGAACATCCTGCGGGCGCGGTCCGAGACGGGGGATCGGTGA
- a CDS encoding ABC transporter substrate-binding protein, producing the protein MTSTLHVGAAALALLAGGAAAQELKFEPGEDARFDWASFDSYANKYNLDGQSLSIFGPWRGEDQVLAESVLAYFSAATGITVIYSSSENYEQQIVIDTQAGSPPDIAILPQPGLIGDLAAKGLLAPLGDETEAWIRGNYAAGDSWAGLGIYKGADGTSALYAFPYKIDVKSLVWYVPENFEDAGYEVPGTMEDLKALTERITADGGTPWCIGLGSGGATGWPATDWVEDLLLRTAAPDVYDRWIGNDLPFTDLAITGAIDEFGWFARNDAFVDGGAAAVATTDFRDSAKGLFASPPKCYMHHQASFIPSFFPEGTKLGRDADFFYFPAYAGKDLGKPVLGAGTLAMITRDGEAARAFIEFLKTPIAHEVWMAQSSFLTPFKAVNVDAYANSALRKQGEILLGATTFRFDGSDLMPGKIGAGAFWTGMVDYAGGKETGAVAAAIQAEWDAIK; encoded by the coding sequence ATGACGAGTACGCTTCATGTCGGAGCCGCCGCCCTGGCGCTTCTTGCCGGCGGCGCGGCAGCGCAGGAGCTGAAATTCGAACCGGGCGAGGATGCGCGTTTCGACTGGGCGAGCTTCGATTCCTATGCCAATAAATACAACCTTGACGGTCAGTCGCTGTCGATCTTCGGACCGTGGCGGGGCGAGGATCAGGTGCTCGCGGAAAGTGTCCTTGCGTATTTCTCCGCCGCCACCGGTATCACGGTGATCTACTCCTCGTCGGAGAACTACGAACAGCAGATCGTCATCGACACCCAGGCCGGCTCCCCGCCCGACATCGCGATCCTGCCGCAACCGGGGCTGATCGGCGACCTCGCCGCGAAAGGGTTGCTGGCGCCGCTCGGCGACGAGACCGAGGCATGGATTCGCGGGAACTACGCTGCGGGCGACAGCTGGGCCGGCCTCGGTATCTACAAGGGCGCCGACGGAACCTCGGCGCTCTACGCGTTCCCCTACAAGATCGACGTGAAATCGCTCGTCTGGTACGTGCCCGAGAATTTCGAGGATGCGGGCTACGAGGTCCCGGGGACGATGGAGGACCTGAAGGCGTTGACCGAACGGATCACCGCCGATGGCGGAACGCCGTGGTGTATCGGTCTCGGCTCGGGTGGCGCGACCGGCTGGCCCGCGACTGACTGGGTCGAGGATCTGTTGCTTCGGACGGCCGCGCCGGATGTCTACGACAGGTGGATCGGCAATGATCTGCCCTTCACCGACCTCGCCATCACCGGCGCGATCGACGAATTCGGCTGGTTCGCCCGCAACGACGCCTTCGTTGATGGCGGAGCCGCCGCGGTCGCGACGACCGATTTCCGTGACAGCGCCAAGGGGCTCTTCGCCTCGCCGCCGAAATGCTACATGCATCACCAGGCGTCGTTCATCCCGTCCTTCTTCCCGGAAGGAACGAAACTGGGGCGCGACGCCGATTTCTTCTACTTTCCGGCCTATGCGGGCAAGGACCTCGGGAAACCCGTCCTTGGCGCCGGCACGCTCGCCATGATCACCCGGGACGGAGAGGCCGCGCGGGCGTTCATCGAGTTTCTGAAAACGCCCATCGCGCACGAGGTCTGGATGGCGCAATCGAGCTTTCTCACCCCCTTCAAGGCGGTCAATGTCGACGCCTATGCCAATTCCGCGCTGAGGAAGCAGGGCGAGATCCTCCTCGGCGCCACGACCTTCCGCTTCGACGGATCGGACCTGATGCCGGGCAAGATCGGCGCCGGTGCCTTCTGGACCGGCATGGTCGACTACGCCGGCGGCAAGGAGACCGGCGCCGTCGCGGCGGCGATCCAGGCCGAGTGGGACGCGATCAAGTAA